A window from Cryptomeria japonica chromosome 1, Sugi_1.0, whole genome shotgun sequence encodes these proteins:
- the LOC131026684 gene encoding uncharacterized protein LOC131026684 isoform X1, translated as MAMVTLNSGVLSQKSILKLTPQIHHKMFHKHNVTKNGNRFKCSYNIQLIDRLSNPKRIVYAWCSNEDSIEEDKAGREAKMEEKDVQGPGVEAALALLTFYKREISPLLPSSCRYVPSCSEYSMQAYKRYGVLKGTVLTAWRLCRCNPLGGSGFDPPRWFDESKPPSP; from the exons ATGGCCATGGTCACGTTAAATTCTGGGGTTCTATCTCAAAAATCCATATTAAAACTCACACcccaaatccatcataaaatgTTCCACAAACACAATGTCACCAAGAATGGAAATAGGTTTAAGTGTTCCTACAATATCCAG TTGATTGACAGGTTGAGTAACCCAAAACGGATTGTCTATGCATGGTGTTCAAATGAAGACAGTATTGAGGAAGACAAGGCAG GCAGAGAAGCCAAGATGGAGGAAAAAGATGTCCAAGGTCCTGGTGTAGAAGCAGCATTAGCCTTGTTAACGTTCTACAAAA GGGAGATTTCACCTCTATTACCCTCAAGTTGCCGTTATGTACCATCTTGTAGTGAGTATTCAATGCAAGCATATAAGCGGTATGGAGTTCTGAAAGGAACCGTTTTGACTGCATGGCGTCTATGCCGATGCAATCCTTTAG GTGGGTCAGGCTTTGATCCTCCTCGTTGGTTTGATGAGAGCAAGCCACCGTCTCCATAG
- the LOC131026684 gene encoding UPF0161 protein At3g09310 isoform X2 encodes MTAESFAQINSRQRKLIELIDRLSNPKRIVYAWCSNEDSIEEDKAGREAKMEEKDVQGPGVEAALALLTFYKREISPLLPSSCRYVPSCSEYSMQAYKRYGVLKGTVLTAWRLCRCNPLGGSGFDPPRWFDESKPPSP; translated from the exons ATGACAGCTGAAAGCTTTGCACAGATTAATTCTCGCCAAAGAAAGCTAATTGAG TTGATTGACAGGTTGAGTAACCCAAAACGGATTGTCTATGCATGGTGTTCAAATGAAGACAGTATTGAGGAAGACAAGGCAG GCAGAGAAGCCAAGATGGAGGAAAAAGATGTCCAAGGTCCTGGTGTAGAAGCAGCATTAGCCTTGTTAACGTTCTACAAAA GGGAGATTTCACCTCTATTACCCTCAAGTTGCCGTTATGTACCATCTTGTAGTGAGTATTCAATGCAAGCATATAAGCGGTATGGAGTTCTGAAAGGAACCGTTTTGACTGCATGGCGTCTATGCCGATGCAATCCTTTAG GTGGGTCAGGCTTTGATCCTCCTCGTTGGTTTGATGAGAGCAAGCCACCGTCTCCATAG